In the genome of Sardina pilchardus chromosome 14, fSarPil1.1, whole genome shotgun sequence, the window GAGCTGAGTAACGTCAATATTGAAACAAGGTTGCCTTACAATAGAAGAATTGGCTACTTCATGGCATCCTGGAAAATGCTTAATAGTAGCGAAAATTACGGTATTTTAACAACCTCTTTATATATTTCTGAAGTAGCCCTATTGATTTCAACCCCCTGCATCTCTACAGTGATTCATTCATCCATGCTTAATGGCTAGCCTACGTATTTTTGCAGAGCTGCAGTTGTCGAAAGTTATGGAAGTTCTTAATTTTGTCATCTTGGGCTTGGGCATAAGCATTAGATCTAAAGGACCCCCACATTTTTATGAAATGTTCACTATTcacaataaacaaaatgttttaattGAAACAAATAGTTAAGCTTAATGAAGGGACACCGAAAATGATACTGGATTAAAATACCCAACACTGGCAAATTTATTTCTCCAGATGATAGTTTCTAATAAGCTTTATTGAGATTGCAAATGTTTGTAAGCCATGGGTAGACCTACTCCATATATCTTCCCTGGGGTCAGGAGGATATCCAAATCAAGGGGTGGGCATGCAGTTCCAGTCACTGCAGGTAGGATGAGAGGGAGCTACTTGTGTCCTTCAAAGTTTTATATTGTTAAGGTTATAGATGTAATAGAAATAGCCTCAATGTCTTTGTATTAATGATAACAACCACATTCTCCAGTGGCCGCCCAATTCCCACTGCAACCAGTTCATGCAGTCAACAAGGGCAGGGGGAATTCAAATGGTCTAATATATTGGATAAATATTTGCCTggttaaataaatgaaataaatcaaTACAAATTGGTTGAAACTCTGGAATTAGTTTAAATGTAGTTTAATGATACTGTGCAGTATATGAGCATTTTTAGTAAGGAcgtgttttttcttcttcaaattAGTCAAGCCTGGTTTTGGCAGTCCATGTTTTAAGCTTGGTTCTGCTGGAGTTAATTAGGTCCACGCCACGTGGGAAGTTACATGGGACGTGTTAAGTCCTCCAAGACAACATCTGCTCTGACAGGTGATCAGTGTTGTAGTGGCACTTCTTGAATCCTTTCCCCTTttaaataggtctaaaaaaacatatttcacaTTTCATTGTTCAGTGTCAAGAAAGTTGTAATCATTATTACTCAGAAGTTCCCGTCCTCTTTGCCTGTGGTTCTCAATACGTTGGTTAATGTAGGCCATTGTCAGATCAATGTTCAGAGGCTACCCAACTATGCTAcagtcatatcatatcagcTAGTGTAATAATTCCATAATTTGTTGGAGACAGTGTTACATCATATGTGCTGGCTGGCTCATAGGTGTGTCCTTTACCTATAAATGATATGAACCTTCAGGGTTCAGGGTTTGCTACTGGGTTCAGCAAATGGCCTTGTTTGCTCAGATTGTTAAGTGGATTTCAATTCACTGAATTTGTTAAATTACTGTGTTCTACTTTGATCCTCATTTGCTGGCGATGATGGTATTAGAATGAACGAAGATGAAGAAGATTTATGAaattgtgttttgtaaaaaaaattaaacttgAGTTTTAGAAGGTGGTTAAGCGTAGGTTCACTTACCCTTCATATTTTCTGTTCctaaaatgtgtgtatattgtcGCTTAACTTTTAACTGAAATCAGTTAACTTGAATTACAGTGCATGTTGAAAGGGATTAAGTATGTAGGTTAATTTACCTTTCTGTAAATctgtaaatcattttcaaatatGTATTGTCATTTACAAAGTAAGGTCACTTAGGGAGTCTAAGAAGAATACGTTCATGTTGTGGTTACTCCCAATTGAGAAATACAATTGAGGTTTGGTGACCTTTGGTGGTCTAACCTAttattgcttttgtttatgtgcaTTACAGGATGTGAAGATGATGAGGAAAACGTAGCAGCGGTGTGCTAATGATCTCCCTAGGCCATCGTTCCGACCCTCTAGAATGTTCCTGAAGAGCGTGCCTCCAGCGGTGGCAATTCACTCGGACTGGAGAAGCGTTGGCAGTATTAGCAGTGTCGGAGGTGGTGCGCCCCAAAGCCTGGGCCTGCCACTGTGCTTCAATGACTCAGACAGCAGCCTGTCAAGTAGCGGCACGCCCATACACCAGAAGGTCCAGATGATCATCGAGACCCTACGGACCACACAGTCGTCCGTCGACGTGAGCGACGGGGGCCAGATGGAAGGGACGGGGTCTGCTGCACACTCGAGCCGGGAGTCGTTACGGCAACCAGGACACAAGATGAAGACGGGCCCCAGTTGTTCTAGAGGTGGGGCAACATTGGACTGCAGACCACCTTCGCCGCTTCCGTGCACAAACCCCGACAGTCAAGACTCCGACACTGACAGTGACAGTTCAGTGGATCGTGGGATTGAGGAGGCCATCCAGGAGTACCTGAAGGAGAGGGTGGACCATAAGCGCAAGGCAGAACCTTCTCCGGTCAGAACCAGCCCAGCGGCCAAGCTCCCACGTCGAGAAACTGTGGTCACAGCAGATAACCCCCATCCACAATCATGCTCTGACGGCAACAAGGTGCTCACAGCCAGCAATCATATCCTGAAGAATTCTAAAGGAGGCGTTACCCCAGTGGCAAACCTGAAGAAGAAGCTCAAGAAGAAGAGACCAAGTAAGGAGAATCCTGTAAAGAAACCAGCTGTGACCATGCTGTCATTTTTTAAGAAACTGCCATCACTTGACCAAAGAGGGGCGTCCTCTACCCTCCCCCACACAGACAAAGCGCAGCCCTCCCTGGTTGTTAAAGAAGAGGAGCCCTTAGACGCCAGTAGCAGTAGTGATGATGGCATCGAGGAGGAGATCCAGCGCTACCAGCAGCAGAAGAACCGGGAGCAGCTTGAGCTGTCCAAGCCGCAGACTCAGAAGGTTGAGGATTCCGACTCAAGCAGCGACGATGGCATAGAGGAAGCCATCCGCCGCTTccagcaggagaaggagaagaagcagAAGGTGAGAGCTccccagaaaaagaaaaagagtatGGTTAAGCAGTCGCAGCTCAAACATGCAACCCCGGGGGCCAAGGTAGGTCTCttcaacacagacagaacagatATGTTGGGCAAAAAGGCATCAAAACCTACAACCCCTGGACCTataaagaggaaaaagaaggagaaacttAAAACAGAGGCGAAGTTGTCATTGCCTGGCTTCTTTCCTGACAGACCTGCATCCCTAGGCAGTCCCTCCTCAGATAAGCTCAACGCCAGAGGCCCTGTCATTTCCCCCAGCAGACTGGAGCCTAACCCAGTGCCTATGCTAAAAGTTAACACAACAGCTGAGCTCATGTGTGCTGAAGCCATCTTGGACATTTCCAAGGCTGTGATGCCTATAACCTTTGACCCCAGCCCACACCCCCTGGATTCCACACTCCTTGTGCACTCCACGGGCCCCCCGCTGTCTTCTAAGGACCCGAGTGATGCAGAGAGCTCCGTTGATAGTGAGGACGGGATAGAGCTGGAAATCAGGAAGTTTCTGGAGCAGAAAGCCCAAATGCAGAAGGAGACACCAGCTGTGCCAGCAACAACCCAAGAACCGCCCAAAACAACATTTAGGCCCAAGCCTCCAACTGAATCGGAGAAAGGAGATCAAAGCGGGGACAAAAGCAGTTCATTAGACAGTGATGAGGACCTTGATGCCGCCATCAAAGACCTGCTGAAAACTAAGAAAAGGGTAAAAAGAAAGACGAAGAAAGCCCCTACAAAGCCAGCGGTCACCTCCACCACAACACAGCCCTCCAAAAAACACAAACCCCCCACTGATCCCAGTGTCAAGACCGCCAAGTCAGGTCTGTCTAAGGCAGTGAAAAAGAAAAGCGGTCAAGTCAAAAATAAGAATTCCCCTAAGGCTGTGAGGAGCCCCCAGGACATAAAGCAggagaaaaaaggcaaaactcCAAGTCCACAGGCCAAACCACCAGGTCTGGACACAGCTGAGGGCGGCAGTGCGGGAACTGGTATCCCAGACTGTCCGACCTccaaggagcaggaggaggacagtAGCTCAGTCGACAGCGACGACAGCATTGAGCAGGAGATCCGCAAGTTCTTAGCAGAGAGGGCTAACGGAGGAGGTGGGAACACCAGCaagaacaccaccaccaccacccccacctcctcctccacccccattgCTGCAGTGAAGACTGAGGATGAGGAGCCAGAGGGAAAACATCAGGACCAGAACCACAACAAGGCCATCTCCCCTCCTAGGGCCTTCCAGTTGGAAGATCAGCAGGCTGAAATTCCTCCAGACTTGGGAATGCCGTGCCCGGATGCACAACAGGGAGTTTGGCAAAAACCGGAGAACAGCAGGGACAGCCGGGCAACTGTGGAAACTCCTGCCCGGGATCGACTCTCCCACAGCCTGCCAACGAGCtgtaagggagagaggaagaggggcttTGAGGAGAGACGCATGCCCAACGTTGGGTCCCCTCCCGGAGACAAACCTCACTTGCACTCTGACTGTGACGTGCCcaacagcagaacacacacactcacacacacacccagcagaaCACACGGTGTCATCAGGCACTTATCCAACAGAACACAAACCTCCAGCAGCCCGAATGAGATTCCTCCCACGCAGACAACCCCTTGTCCAGCACGCACTATTAACCCCAGCGCAGCCAGTCTCCCTGGACTCAATCAGAGCAGCCGTCCGAGCATATCGGACTCGTGTGGTAGGAACACTGTTTGTTCAACGTCTTTGGCCCCGGTCACTTTCTACCGAAGTTCCATGGAGACCCCCATCAGCAGAGACAGTCTAGGACCACGCGTTTGCGTCCCGGACAGTCATTTGCAGGCAGGTGGGAGACGTGGACGATGGGACCAGCCCCCAGCACTCCAAACCCAGCAGACTGGTGGAAGCACCCTACCGAAGAACCAGGGGGCCTTGCAGGGTCAGTCAGCCCAGCAGGCCAGCTGTTCACAGGCCAGaggcagacaggagagagagggaaagaaggagagaggagagagggaagaacagACTGAAGTGAGGGAGGTGAAGCGAGAGGAAGAGCTTGTAGATGAGACAGACCTGGattcagaggaggaggaggagaggaggagacatggagagaggcagagggagggtAGGCAGCAAAGGTTCCCCAGTGTGTGAGTAGAGCTCCTTTTCCCTTTTCATGACCTTTCACCTTTTTTGTACATTCGCTCTCACAAGGTGAGCAGGCGCAGTGGACTTTCCACTGCTTGCGTTAATTCcacatattttatatatatggCGAGGCACCAAGGGATCTTAGCTTAGTGTGAGTTCAAGTATGGTTgtagaaagttttttttttcctttttaaatgtgtttgtacatttataaatatatttaaatgcaCATAATATGCCATCAAGGGGAAGAGAttgacattttttcatttgtgtgtttaaaCTCAATGTATGCCTATTGTTTTGAATTTTTGTTTTCACTTGGACAGAATGAGGTTTCCCTGACAGACTTTGAAAAGTCAGTTCGGTAATATTAGAATTGCAAGTGTAACCTAAACAAAAATTCACAACTGAATCCTATACTGAAGCCTATGAAGGCTATTTAAATTGTCCAACTGTAAcacaatagtttaaaaagtcaaCAACTCTATGAGGTCATATCGAATGATGCACAGCTTGGGACACatactcaacacactcacatccatcTGATTTGACCAACTCTGCAGTACACTTACAGGCGCAAAAATGTAAGAAATAAATTTCAAAAGCATCATTAGCAAACCGTGTGTGGAGGAGCAGCTGCTGTTGGTGAATATGTATGAAGCTTTTTGAGGAACTGAGTAGGACTATTTTCATCTGATGAAGTACTGAAAAGAACTACCCTGTTCTTTCAGTTGCAACATATCACCTCAAGGGGCTCAATATATTCTTCACCGCATTCTTTCATTtccattgtgtgtctgtgtgtctgtgcctacaTCTGTGTTCGTGTCACCAAGGAGAAAAGTACATATCACAccacacatgctcacaagccCGTTTTTGCCAGAGTGCAAGGCATGGGTCATGCATGTGAGGAGGAAGGCAAGCTGGTGCCACAGTCACACGATCAGAAAGGAGCCCAGGCAAATTCGGTTACTATGGTTACCAGAAGGTAAAAATAGGTCCAGATATATCATCTAGAATGGGACCTGCACtcgtttaatgaaaaaaaaaaccctccatcATTCATCTCTTAATCATTCATTTGCTCTTTAGCATGGCCCCTTGTCTgatcctctctccacacacccatGCCTTTCATCTACCACCCTCCTTCATTTTGCTCTTCTCTGGACTTGTCTAACCATCTTCTCCCCCAATTCATGTTCTCTTTCtgccttgctgttttttttgggTGAAGGTGTGTATTCCAAgaatgagcaaaaaaaaaaagtttttcttGTCATTGATGATGCTCGTTTCTTCATTTTT includes:
- the ppp1r26 gene encoding protein phosphatase 1 regulatory subunit 26, which produces MFLKSVPPAVAIHSDWRSVGSISSVGGGAPQSLGLPLCFNDSDSSLSSSGTPIHQKVQMIIETLRTTQSSVDVSDGGQMEGTGSAAHSSRESLRQPGHKMKTGPSCSRGGATLDCRPPSPLPCTNPDSQDSDTDSDSSVDRGIEEAIQEYLKERVDHKRKAEPSPVRTSPAAKLPRRETVVTADNPHPQSCSDGNKVLTASNHILKNSKGGVTPVANLKKKLKKKRPSKENPVKKPAVTMLSFFKKLPSLDQRGASSTLPHTDKAQPSLVVKEEEPLDASSSSDDGIEEEIQRYQQQKNREQLELSKPQTQKVEDSDSSSDDGIEEAIRRFQQEKEKKQKVRAPQKKKKSMVKQSQLKHATPGAKVGLFNTDRTDMLGKKASKPTTPGPIKRKKKEKLKTEAKLSLPGFFPDRPASLGSPSSDKLNARGPVISPSRLEPNPVPMLKVNTTAELMCAEAILDISKAVMPITFDPSPHPLDSTLLVHSTGPPLSSKDPSDAESSVDSEDGIELEIRKFLEQKAQMQKETPAVPATTQEPPKTTFRPKPPTESEKGDQSGDKSSSLDSDEDLDAAIKDLLKTKKRVKRKTKKAPTKPAVTSTTTQPSKKHKPPTDPSVKTAKSGLSKAVKKKSGQVKNKNSPKAVRSPQDIKQEKKGKTPSPQAKPPGLDTAEGGSAGTGIPDCPTSKEQEEDSSSVDSDDSIEQEIRKFLAERANGGGGNTSKNTTTTTPTSSSTPIAAVKTEDEEPEGKHQDQNHNKAISPPRAFQLEDQQAEIPPDLGMPCPDAQQGVWQKPENSRDSRATVETPARDRLSHSLPTSCKGERKRGFEERRMPNVGSPPGDKPHLHSDCDVPNSRTHTLTHTPSRTHGVIRHLSNRTQTSSSPNEIPPTQTTPCPARTINPSAASLPGLNQSSRPSISDSCGRNTVCSTSLAPVTFYRSSMETPISRDSLGPRVCVPDSHLQAGGRRGRWDQPPALQTQQTGGSTLPKNQGALQGQSAQQASCSQARGRQEREGKKERGEREEQTEVREVKREEELVDETDLDSEEEEERRRHGERQREGRQQRFPSVSLERAIDPGIVISPYIVLSTEERSRKACKVPKKCKFVKRKLQFVVCTTRRETTEK